The stretch of DNA GTCGCGGCCACCGACGCCACGCCGAGGCCGGCGCCGAGCAGCACGAACCCGCCGAGCATCGACGGCAGGGCCGGGGCGTCGGGGCCGATCGCCCGCAGCGCGAGCGCCCCGCAGGCGATGACGAGCAGCCCGCCCGCCATCGCCCGCCGCGTGCCCAGCGCCGCCACGACGCGCGGACCGGACAGCGAGCCGGCGACGACCGCCAGGTTGAACGGCGGGAAGAGCAGACCGGCGACCGCCGGGCCGAGGCCGAGCACCCCCTGGGCGTGCAGCGTGCAGAACAGCATCGGTGGCGTGGTTGCCGCCGTGAGCACGAGCGCCACGCCACCTGCGCTCAGCAGGCCGGGCCTGCGCAGCAGCGCCGCACCGAGCAACGGGTCCGCGGCGCGGCGCTCGACGAGCGCGAACGCCGCGAGGAGCCCGGTCGCGACGGCGGCCACCGCGACCGTCGCGGCCGAGAGCCCCACCGTCTCGGCCCAGGTCAGCGCGAGGACGAGGGCGGCAAGGCCCGCGGTGGCCAGCACCGCACCCATGACCTCCGCCGACCCCGACGCGGGTGAGCGACCCTCGGGCAGCAGCCGCCGTGCGAGGAGCGCCGCCGCGGCGCACACCGGCACGTTGACGAGGAAGACCCACCGCCAGTCGAGCCAGCCGCTCACCAGCCCGCCGAGCACCCAGCCGCTGGCCCCGCCGCCGGCGGCCGTCGCGGCCCAGCAGCCGAGCGCCCGCGCCCGCGCGACGCCGTCCGGACGGACGGTGAGCAGCAGCGCGAGCGCGGGCGGGGCGACGAGCGCGGCCCCGAGACCTTGCACGGCGCGGGCGGCCAGCAGGGCGCCCGCCGTCGGGGCCAGCCCGCAGGCCAGCGACGCCAGACCGAACAGGACCATTCCCGTGGTGAACGCCCGGCGCCGCCCCGCCCGGTCCGCCCAGCGGCCGGCGGCGAGCAGGAACCCGCTGAACGTCAGCGTGTAGGCGGTGACGACCCAGCTGAGCGTGGTGGTCGTGATGCCGAGATCGGCCTGCATCGCCGGCAGTGCGATCGCCACGATCGTCACGTCGAGGACGACCACGAACTGGGCGATGCAGAGCAGCGCGACCACCATGCCCGGGCCTTCCCCGGTGTCTGTTACCGCCAAACTTGCTTATGCCGGAAACAAGGTCAGGATCGCGTGCGCACCGCGAACAGCGGGAGGAAGGCCTGCGTGAGCGGGCCGATCGCCAGCGCGTAGAGCACCGTGCCGACCCCGACCGTGCCCCCGAGCAGCCACCCGCACGCCAGCACGGCCACCTCGATGCAGGTCCGCACCAGGCGGACGGACCACCCGGTGCGCGCGGACAGCCCGGTCATCAACCCGTCCCGCGGGCCGGGTCCGAGCCGGGCCCCCACGTAGGCGGCGGTCGCCACACCGTTCAGTACGATGCCCCCCACGAGCAGCGCGATCCGCGCCACGAGCGCGTCCGGGGTGGGCAGCACCGCGAGCGCGACGTCGACGACCGCGGCGATCACGACGACGTTGGCCACCGTGCCGATGCCGGGGCGCTGCCGCAGCGGGATCCACAGCAGCAGCACGACCGCGCCGGTGATCGCGGTGATCGCGCCGAAGCTGAGCGGGGTCTGCCGGGTGAGCCCCTCGTGCAGCACGTCCCACGGGTTCAGCCCGAGGCCGCTGCGGATCTGCATCGCCATGCTCACGGCGTACAGCGCGAGCCCGCCGATCAGCTGCGGCAGCCGGCGGCCGGGGTTGCGGGTGACGGGAATGGGACGGAGGTCGACGACAGCCACCATCCCATCGTGGGTGATGGGCGCGCCGCTGCCGATGGCCAATCCCGCGCAGGTGGACCGGCGCGCGATGATGGCCCTCCTGTCGATGGAGGTCACCGTGCGCAGGTTGTTCGTGCTGATCGGGGTACTGATCGGGATTCCGGCCGGGCTCGTGCTGGGTGTCGGCAGCGCCGGGGCGGAACCTCCGCTGCGCCTGGCCGACCGCGTCACCGACCGGGCGGGCGTGCTCTCGCCGGAGAAGGTCGCGCGGGTCCAGGACGCGGTCGAGCAGCTGCGGGCCGAGAACGGCGTGGACCTCTTCGTCGTCTTCGTCAGGTCGTTCGACGGCGCAGACGGGCAGGAGTGGGCCGACGAGACCGCGCGGCGCTCCCAGCTGGGCACGGAGGACGCGCTGCTCGCCGTGGCCGTCGGCGATCGGGCCTACGGAATCTCGGTGGCGGACGGCTTCCCGATCGACGAGTCCCGGGTGGACGAGATCCGCACCGAGGCCGTCGAACCGCGGCTCTCCGCCGAGGCGTGGGACGGCGCGGCGATCGCCATGGCCGACGGGCTGCGCTCCAGCGGCGGTGGCGGGTTCGGCCTCGGGCTGGCCGTGGTCGGCGGCGCCGCCGTCGTCGGGGCCGGTGCCTATGCACTGCACCGCAGGCGGCGCCGTGCCGCAGAGGCGCCGCCGGCCCCGGACCTCCCGCCCGACGAGTTCGCCGACGTGTCCACCGCCGACCTCGCGTACCGGGCCAGCGCCGCCCTGATCGAGGTCGACGACGCCGTGCGCACCTCCGAGCAGGAGCTCGCGGCGGCGCGCACCCACTTCGGCGCGGACGCCGTGGCGGCGTTCGCCGCCGCGCTGGACCAGTCGCGCGCCGACATGATGCGCGCCTTCACGCTTCGCCAGCAGCTCGACGACGACCAGCCGGAGGACGAGCGCGCGACCCGCGCCATGAACGCCGAGATCATCCGGATCGCCGCCGCCGCGGACGACCGGCTGGACGAGCAGGTGGAGGCGTTCGACGCCCTGCGCGGCCTGGAGGCGCGCGCTCCCGAGTACGTCGGCGAGCTGCGCACCCGGCTCGACGGCGTCCGCGCCCGGCTGCCGCAGGTCGATGCGGCTTGGGAGGCGCTGCAGTTGCGCTACGCGGCCACCGCCCTCGAGCCGGTGGCAGGCGACGTCGACCGGGCGCGGGAGCTGCTCACGGCCGCGGAGGCCGAGCTCGTCGAGGCGCAGGAGAGCGTGGCAGGCAGCGGCCCGGCCGCCGCCGTCGTCGCCGGCCGGGCCGCCGAGGACGCGATCACGCAGGCCGAGACCCTGCTCGACGGCATCGGGCGCCGCGAGTCCGAGCTGGCGGACGCCGCGGAGAAGGTGCCGGCCGCCCGAGCAGAGGTCCAGATGGACCTCGCCGAGGCACGGGCGCTGTCCCGAGAGGCGATCGCCCCGGTCGTCGCCAGGGCGGAGGCCGCGGTGACCGCGGCCGACCAGGCGGCCGCCGGACCGCAGCCGGACCCCATAGCGGCGCTGCGACTGCTGGTCGAGGCCGGGACCGCCCTCGACCAGGGGATCGCCGACGCCCGCGAGGACGCCGAACGCGACCGGAAGGCCGCCGCCGCGCTCGAGCAGGCCGTGCTCACCGCGCGGTCGAGCGTCAGCGCGGCGGAGGACTTCGTCGCCACCCGGCGCGGAGCGATCCGCACGCGGGCCCGCACCCGGCTCGCCGAGGCCCGCCGGCACCTCGAGCAGGCCGGCGGGGCCGACCCGGTGGCCGCGCTCCGGGAGGCCCAGCACGCCGATGCGCTCGCCCGGGAGGCACTGGCGCTGGCCCAGGCGGACGTGTCGCAGTGGTCCCCACCCGGCGCCACCAGCAGCGCGGGCGTCGACCTAGCAGGCCTCGTCCTCGGGGGGATCCTCTCCGGCGCGACCAGCAGCTACCGGGGGCACCGGCGCGGCGGGGGCGGGTTCTCGCCGGGCAGCTTCGGCGGCTCGGCCAGCCGTGGGCGGCGGGGAGGCGGCGGGCGCTTCTAGGGCCTGCCGACGAAGGCCGATCGCCGCCCGCGCGCTTGCGAAGCTCAGCTTCCCGCTCTCGTCGGATCCGCTCCCCCGGCCTGGCGAGCCGCTTCCCGGCGCAGTGTGCGGACGATGTTCGCGACGGCGGGTGGCTGTGGCCCCGGGAAACGGGCCAGGACGACCCGTCGGTGCTCGACCGGGCCCTGCACTTCGACCAGTCGCACGCTCGCCGGGACTGCCTCGGCCATTCCCGCGGGTACGGTGGTGATCCCACAGCCCGCGGCCACCAGTTGGAGCTTGGTGAGCCAGTCCCGAGCGGTGTGAGCGATGCGCGGCCGCCCCGGGAAGCTCGGCCACACCCCCATCCCCGGCTCGCCGGCGCTCGACGGGCTCGCGATCCAGTCCTGGTCGGCCAGGGCCTGGATGTCCGCGACGCCTGCGGCCGCCAAGGCGCTGCCAGCCGGAACAGCGAGCAGCAGCTCCGTGTCGAGGAGGGTCAGGCACTCCAGGGGCGGGGTCTGTTCGTCGAGCGGGCGATGCGGTGGCCGAGACCCCAGGATCGCCAGATCGATCGTGCGCGCCCGCAGGGCGCGCACCAATGCCGGGGTCGACGCCTCGCGTGTCGTGACCCTGATAGCGGGGTGTGTGCGGCGCAGGGCGGCCAACGCACGGGGCAGGATCAGCACGCCGGCGCTGGGGAACGTGCCGAGCCGGACGACGCCGCGGTCGGATGGTAGGCCGCTGAGCTCGCGCTCGGCTGCAGCGACCGCGTCCAGCGCCACCGCTGCGTGCCGCAGCAGGGTCAGGCCGGCCGCCGTCAGGGCGACACCTCCGGGCCGGCGGTCGAACAGCTTCAGCCCAGCGGCACGTTCCAGTGCAGCGACCTGCCGCGAGACCGCGGACTGGGTGTAGCCGAGCTCTGCGGCGGCGGCTGTGAAGCTGCCGCGTTCGGCCACCTCGCGCAGCACCCGCAGACCCATCAGCGACGGCTCCATGACGTTCATGCATACCCCGTGTTCCAGACTCTCGCTAGCCGCATGGGGTGTCGGGACCTAGCGTGAATGGCATCAGGCGCGCATCGATGAGCGCGCGATCATAATTCCCCATTCACCAGGAGCTCCTCATGCCGTTCGTCGAGATCTACCTTCGCAAGGGAAAGACGCCGGAATACCGCAAAGCCGTCTCCGAGGCGGTACACGATTCGATGCGGCAGGTGTTCCAGATCCCCGAGGACGACTTCTTCCACGTCGTCCACGACCTGGAGCCTGGCGACATGCTGCATCCGCCCACGTTCTTCGGCATCGAGCGCAGTGCGAACACCGTGATCATCCGCATGACGTTCAACCGGCGGCCCCCGGCGCAGAAGGCGGCATTGTTCGAAACCGTCGCCGACCGCCTCGTGGCCGCCGTGGGGATGCGCCGCGAGGACATCCTGATGACGGTCCTGGAGACCGCCGCGGAGAACTGGTGGGTGCACGGTCGGATCGTCGATCCCGACACCGGCTTCGACATCCGGATGAGCCCCGAGGCAATGGCAGCCGGCCAGACCGGTTGAACACGCTGGTCCGGGTCGCGGTCCCCGCCCCGGCCCCGGTGGCCGGCCGTTCGGCGATCACACCGGGGTGACCCGCACCCCCACGACCCGCCGGTCCGCGGGCGAGACCTCGTGCACCGGGCCCGTGAGCTCCACCTCGCCCGTGAGCACCGGGTCCGCGCAGCTGCGCCCGACGAACAGGCGGACGGTGCCCGGTTCGACCACCCGCACCATGCTCCGGTCGGTGAAGGCCAGCCGCTGGGTGGGCACGTCGAGCTCGACGTCGGCACTCTGCCCCGGCTCCAGGTGCACGCGGGCGTAGCCGAGCAGCTGCGCCACCGGACGGGTCACGGAGGCGACGACGTCGGTGGCGTAGAGCTGCACGACGTCGGCACCGGCGCGGTCGCCGGTGTTGGTGACGCGGCAGCTCGCCACGATCGCCCCGTCGGTGGGCACCTGCGACGCCGCGACCCGCAGGTCGGTGTGGGTGAACGTCGTGTAGGACAGCCCGTGCCCGAAGGGCCGGACCGGGGCGGTGGCGAGGTTGCTCACCGAGCTCGCCCCGCCCAGCGGCGGGTGCAGGTAGCTGTAGGGCTGGGCGCCGACCGAGCGCGGCATGCTGACCGGCAACCGGCCCGACGGGTTGATCCGCCCCGAGAGCACGCCGGCCACGGCGGCGGCGCCTTCCTGGCCGGGGAAGAACGCCTGCACGACCGCGGCGCACCGCTCCAGCGCCCA from Pseudonocardia cypriaca encodes:
- a CDS encoding MFS transporter — protein: MVVALLCIAQFVVVLDVTIVAIALPAMQADLGITTTTLSWVVTAYTLTFSGFLLAAGRWADRAGRRRAFTTGMVLFGLASLACGLAPTAGALLAARAVQGLGAALVAPPALALLLTVRPDGVARARALGCWAATAAGGGASGWVLGGLVSGWLDWRWVFLVNVPVCAAAALLARRLLPEGRSPASGSAEVMGAVLATAGLAALVLALTWAETVGLSAATVAVAAVATGLLAAFALVERRAADPLLGAALLRRPGLLSAGGVALVLTAATTPPMLFCTLHAQGVLGLGPAVAGLLFPPFNLAVVAGSLSGPRVVAALGTRRAMAGGLLVIACGALALRAIGPDAPALPSMLGGFVLLGAGLGVASVAATTQGTAASDPGRRGVASGLLVTCEQVGNVLGIAVLVPLATAAGGDAAVQVAGYELGFVAAAAISASAAGCLVTAAVLRRFRTPSPPPHRARCPGPGAATGGPR
- a CDS encoding YczE/YyaS/YitT family protein, with product MVAVVDLRPIPVTRNPGRRLPQLIGGLALYAVSMAMQIRSGLGLNPWDVLHEGLTRQTPLSFGAITAITGAVVLLLWIPLRQRPGIGTVANVVVIAAVVDVALAVLPTPDALVARIALLVGGIVLNGVATAAYVGARLGPGPRDGLMTGLSARTGWSVRLVRTCIEVAVLACGWLLGGTVGVGTVLYALAIGPLTQAFLPLFAVRTRS
- a CDS encoding TPM domain-containing protein; the protein is MGAPLPMANPAQVDRRAMMALLSMEVTVRRLFVLIGVLIGIPAGLVLGVGSAGAEPPLRLADRVTDRAGVLSPEKVARVQDAVEQLRAENGVDLFVVFVRSFDGADGQEWADETARRSQLGTEDALLAVAVGDRAYGISVADGFPIDESRVDEIRTEAVEPRLSAEAWDGAAIAMADGLRSSGGGGFGLGLAVVGGAAVVGAGAYALHRRRRRAAEAPPAPDLPPDEFADVSTADLAYRASAALIEVDDAVRTSEQELAAARTHFGADAVAAFAAALDQSRADMMRAFTLRQQLDDDQPEDERATRAMNAEIIRIAAAADDRLDEQVEAFDALRGLEARAPEYVGELRTRLDGVRARLPQVDAAWEALQLRYAATALEPVAGDVDRARELLTAAEAELVEAQESVAGSGPAAAVVAGRAAEDAITQAETLLDGIGRRESELADAAEKVPAARAEVQMDLAEARALSREAIAPVVARAEAAVTAADQAAAGPQPDPIAALRLLVEAGTALDQGIADAREDAERDRKAAAALEQAVLTARSSVSAAEDFVATRRGAIRTRARTRLAEARRHLEQAGGADPVAALREAQHADALAREALALAQADVSQWSPPGATSSAGVDLAGLVLGGILSGATSSYRGHRRGGGGFSPGSFGGSASRGRRGGGGRF
- a CDS encoding LysR family transcriptional regulator, yielding MNVMEPSLMGLRVLREVAERGSFTAAAAELGYTQSAVSRQVAALERAAGLKLFDRRPGGVALTAAGLTLLRHAAVALDAVAAAERELSGLPSDRGVVRLGTFPSAGVLILPRALAALRRTHPAIRVTTREASTPALVRALRARTIDLAILGSRPPHRPLDEQTPPLECLTLLDTELLLAVPAGSALAAAGVADIQALADQDWIASPSSAGEPGMGVWPSFPGRPRIAHTARDWLTKLQLVAAGCGITTVPAGMAEAVPASVRLVEVQGPVEHRRVVLARFPGPQPPAVANIVRTLRREAARQAGGADPTRAGS
- a CDS encoding tautomerase family protein encodes the protein MPFVEIYLRKGKTPEYRKAVSEAVHDSMRQVFQIPEDDFFHVVHDLEPGDMLHPPTFFGIERSANTVIIRMTFNRRPPAQKAALFETVADRLVAAVGMRREDILMTVLETAAENWWVHGRIVDPDTGFDIRMSPEAMAAGQTG